The nucleotide sequence CAAAAGGGCTCCTAGAAATATGGTAGTCAGAAAGTTTCATCTTATTCataaaactttaatatatttttattgtctcttgCTTTTTAAGCTAAACATAATAAATGAGGCTAGTTGGGAatagagaaagtgaaaagtgCCCAAGTTCCCTCTTCTCTTGGGGTCCTTTTTCCTTGCACCCTTTCTTTATAGCTCAGCCCAGAGTTCCTGCTCCAAATTTCCCACCGTCATCTTTTATGATTTCAGTAACTTCCTGCTCTCTCCTACGGCCCACTTAGCACATAGCACTACCTGCTGCCTCTCTAATGCTTTGCTTCAGCTCTTCCCACCGTGTAGAGGGTTTGACGAAGATCGTAATGGGACAGATTTGCAAACCTTCATAATGATTGCAGTTTAACTTCCAAGCAAGCCAGAAGTCGTCGGGTCCCTCCAGCTCTAACCCAGCAATTCTTTTTAGTTTGGTGGCCCATCTGTCTAGCCATGTACACACGTGCGCACCCCAGCTGACACCGCGCACATGTGCAGCTACTCCTGGGCCTGCACTGCTTGATGCCCACAGGCAGTGTGTGTCTCTTCCTTCCCAGGTGCACACATACAGGCTCCCAGCTTCTGGGGTTTTAGGATATTCGATAcatagtcatttttttctcctatctgCTCAGAATCATTTGAGATGTAGGTGTCAggtggaaataaaaatgtctattttgcaACTGTTTGGGGGATGTGACTTCAATGTGCAGAGATAGCGGGCTTGCAGCATTTCACCTCGGAGTGAAACTTAACCTATAAAAAGCATAGGAAAAGCTGGAAGGAACTCTTCCATCTCTCCTGGTAGGGAATGGTCGCTTGCTTCCTGTAGGCAGGTTGGCACTCAGAGAGAAAGGGGCTAGGTGAGCATGCCTGGGTCTGCCTTCCAAACACGCCAGTAGGATCGCCGAGGAGTATGAGAGGGCTGCTAAGAGGTGTTAGGAGTTTCCCTCCACTCATCTGTCCCCACACGGGACACATGCACATAACGCAGGATAAGTTCTTAACACCAGGCCACAGGGACATGGGAAATCAGCTATCTGGAGCCCAGCaatcagaaaaacagagagaatgagAACTGAAGGCCAAGTGAGAAAGGGCGTGAGTCAGGGCGCAGGATCCAGGGAGCTGCAGGTCTGCAGATGAGCTTTACCTACACCGAGGGCTGAGTCTGGAGCCAGGAGTGGAGCACACagctgatgaatagataaaaagacTTGAATGGGGAAAAACTTGGGGGGAAATGCTGAGAAGAGCATAAAGCTGCCATAGAAAGTATATTTAAGGAATATGGAATTACTTACCCCATCTTTTAAAACAGAGTTTGCAATGGCAAAGATCTGTGTGTTAATAGGTATTAGCACGTGTAAGTGGAGAGAATGCGGGAATGGAGTACCAGCTGTTGCAAAGTAACATGAGGCCAATTTCTGTATATGAAAGAGTGGAGATATAGCATCCCAAAGTCATTAGAGGGGCTCTGCCTACCAGTCCTAACTTGGACTGGGGCTCACAGCCCCAAAATCAACCATGGGATGGAATTAAAGCTCCCTGTCCCCATTTGCCCTAAATGAATACTGCCTTGTTCCAGAACAAGCCTTGGGGTGTGAGAACAATCCCCAAGGTTTAAAAGTTTTTCATGATTTgcctttgcattttgttttttagtttcaggtgacCCCAAGGATCTGACTCTTTGGGAGAAGGGACGGAGGAATTGATAATTGcagtagctaatatttattgaatgttcacTGTGGCTCAGCCACTGTCTAGAGTGCTTTGAATGTAccaattcatttaatcctcatagcaaccctaCCAAGTATGTGTactttttatctctctctgttttataaatgaggaaacagagatggaGAGGCTTAGCAGTTTGCTCAAAGGCACATAGCTAGTACCCAGCGGAGCTGGAATGCAAATCCAGGTAGTCTGTCTCAAGAAGACATACTTTGAGCAACTAATGGGGCAGAAGAGAGGGTGGAATCAGCCCGGTCTTGGATCTTTCCCATGTGAAAGGACAGAGCTAgttctgagttcaaatccaggaTTTGGGCTCTGCATTTAGCTGAGCCTGTATTGAATTGCCTCAACCCTGCAGGCCCGGCATCAACAACAAAGTAGATGTTTTAGGGAAAGGGTGGATCATTGCTCCATTTGACAGCTTTTTAGAATGTGTAGATCACTCAACAGATGTCTGGGTGGGTGTACAACTACTTTCTGGTCTCTGACGAAGCAGGGAGGGGACTGAGGGCTAGAAACAAGGGGCCTAGGGGAGATGCAGGATTCTCAGAGACTCAGCACTGTTAGGCAGTTCAGTGATTCcacaaatacatacacagagggtgtcaaagaaatgtatacacatgttaagaaaggaaaaaaaactactaaaattgtaatgatATATACTGAtcacagaagatgaatacaagtcacgtttcacttctgcaattacaagaggtgctcaaagtggttacgatcagcgtccagacacttctgattacggcgaactactgcttgggcaacattgaaaaaagtgtccacttgtatacatttttttggcacccccagtatttactGGGCTTCTACCACATGCCCCCTAGTGCCTTCCTCTTGGTGTGTTACTTTCTGCAGACACCCATTACCAGGTCAGAGCAATTCCATACTTCCTTGGGGTCAGTTAGGCACTTACATAGCTGCTCATCCACCTTCCTTGCCTGGTATCTAGCAGCCCAGACTGTAGGGCCCCCACTGGTACAAGTGGCTGTGTTTGTTCAATAACGCTTGGAAGCACAAGTGAGCTCTGTATTACCACCCCTTCGGCGGGGGTGGCTACAGTGCCTAGAAGCTCCTAGTTCTAGCCCTGCAGAGCCTCGGGGACCAACCCAAAGCACCAGTCATCAGCTTTGTTCCTCAAGCCTCTGGAGAAAACCTTTGATTTCATGGGGATGATTATTTTTATCCTTGCCCACTCAAGGATGAAGCCCAAGAAATAAGAGATGGCCCCTTTCAGAGGCATCACAATGGGTCACCTCCAGCCAAACgcactgtgttttgttttttgttatttctggGTTTGGTTGAGCCTCTCTTGGAAACCATTGCTATAcaacttatttaaaagaaagagtgGAGGGATTGGGCGTAAGGGACTcagacagaggagggaggagctCCGGGTTTGGGGACAGGAAGGCTGGAAGTAACGTGTTATCAGAGAAAGTGCAGAAAGAGCACATTAAAGTCACAATCTGATTTGAGTCAGTTCCATTTTGTAGtgacatttttaatcttttgcaaAGTCAAACTATTCCAAGTTTGACTTTTGGCCAAGCCTGAAGGATTGGAACTTTGGATGAAGgtttcagaaagagagagagagagagagaaaggggagggaaacTTTTATTCTAAAGTCATTGTAAACCCAAAGCAGGGTTTTATCCTCCACagttaaatgagaatgaaaaaaaaaaaaaatcaagaataccAACATTTGAGGTACAAAGACTGTCATGGGCCAGTGGAAGTTtgcaaaattatatgtaaatgacCAAAGTTTTTACTGTGGTGGCCCTGTGCATTCCCAAAGCTAATCCCAAAGAGAAAATCTACTTAGCAAAAGAAAGTTTTGTCTAATTTGGTTAACAGTTGAGAAGTGACAAAAATGctgaatatattaataatttatatttccaggGTAACACTATATCTTTAATGCTTCACTGCCAAAGGGAATTCAGATTGGCTTAATGCTCAGAGGAAGAAAAGCCTGAAAGGCCGTCTTCATATTCTGTATCCAGCACTGATGAAAATGGGTGTAAGACATGTGTTCCAATAATAGGCGTCGTGCATTCTCCTATTTCTGCATAATTTGTTTTCATCCCATATTGCTCGGTGTGTATTTGTTAACCAGAAGGCCTCTTGGCCTTACTCTCACATTCTTGCTCCAGCTATAGAGTTCATATGGGAGGAGATATTTATTTGTctctcacattttttaaataagcattgtAGTGACATGTAGTGCATGTAAGGGCGAGAACCCTTTACTTACAAGACCTTTTCGAAAGTTTATAGATTCCCTCTGCTCCCgaaaacatacacatttaaatTCCACATTATGGGCAATGTaatgaggtgttttgttttgttttgttttgtactgtCTCTGTGTAATCAAGTTTGATGGTTTACAAATTGCAGGTCATCCTCTCCCATGACCTTAGTAAGCAGGCTAGGTCAGAGCTCCTTTAAACCCTGTCCGCAGAAATGGAATAAGTTAATTTATTGTCCTCCAGCTAATCTAGGAGAAGACAAATCATGATAGTTGCACTAAATGGCCTGTGGAAACAGGAAATCCTGCtacataattttgaattatttatttaaagggCATCAAAGCTAACGgaacaataagaaaagatgagaacaaatttaaaaatgaaggaaaaaatttaaatcctcACAAACACAACTTTAGCTGGTTAGGTACTTTGTTCATTTCACCTGttcatttttacataaaacagCAGCTAGGCTCATTTTGCTGTCTGAGTCTAAGAAAAACGTGATTTTagtttgctattttaaatgtatcattgTGGATAAGGGCAGATACAAATGGAATTAAAAACCAACCACAATGCCCTAAATATTGTCGCCAAGTCTCCCCTAGACCCGAAACTTACCTATGTTCTGGGTGGAGTGAGAAGGTTAAAATACACTCCCGACCCTTCCCACcccagggagagaaagaggggaagcCTTTGCTCACCAGGCTTTGAGAACCTGCACGGAGAACCCCGAGTCTCGACCCCGCGCCAACGGACTGATAGTCGGGATCCACAGAGGGAACAATCCCTTGGAGGAGCGCCTCTCCCAGCCAGGGCAATGCTGGCCTCACCCTGCTGCCTAGCTCCCCGGAAGTGGAGCTGGTATGTGCGTAACAGGCAACGCTGGCGTCCCTGAACCCGCCGGTGCAGAGGAGTTGTCATCCAAAGATAAAAACTTCGTCGGGTGTTGTTTTTAAGTCATAACCCAGAAGTTACTTcctctgcatatatttttttacagaGATCTGTTGAGGCTGTAAACCTATTCACGCATCCCGCTGACCCGTCACCGAGCTCCACACTGGCGGGCGCGCGCTGCGAGCGCATCCTGGGGCCCTGTCTCAGGGTAGGAAGGGCGCTCGGATCCGAGCTGGCGCAAGTCCGCCAAAGTCAGTTTGGGGCGGGTCCTTCGATTTGCATTTTCTGAGAGCCAATGGCCCTGTTCCTCGCGTCCTCCCTTCTCCGAGGCAAATGCCCAAGTTGCTGCCCAAGTTGCGCGCGAGGCGGGTGCGGGTCTGGAGCCCCAGGAAAGCCTCGAATCCTATTCCCCAAGCGACGCCTCCATTTAGCCTCCccttcaccctgcccctcccccccccagctCAAATCACCGAGAGCCAGGCACTTTGGCCCCAGTCAGCCTGGCGCCCTCTGCACCTCCGAGGGAATGGGTTATGAAGCAGCAGAAGGTAACAAAGAAATCCAACTCTTTGGATCTTTACCAGAAAATTTTTATTGCCAGGGGGAGATCCTTCAGAAGACTAATTCGATCTTGATTTCCCCCAGTCAACTATTTGTCAGCATAATATTTACACCTGTACAATATACAGTATTTCTCCTAAGCAGTGCCCCGAGCGCAGAGAAATTTGGCGGCTCGGTTGGCTTCAGAGCACCGTGGGGTGCTGGGGAGTGTGTAAATTGAGGGCATTGGGGTGGGCGTGGCCCATCAGGTTGAGGTAATGCCTGTCCAGCCCCTGCACCGGTGTTAGGAAGGGGCTGTGCTGCTGCGCGGGGCTGGAGAGCGGCACGGGCGCGCTAGGCACGTAGGGTAGCGCGGGGCTGCGAGCCGTGCCAGGTGGCCAGGGAAAGGGCCCGGGTGCCGCGCTCTGCGGAAACACGGAGGCCTCACTGGGGCTGTGGCCCGTGAATTCTGGCCCCGCTGGGTGCAGCTGGTAGGAGAAATCCGGCTCCGAGAGTGACCCTAGCGACTGGAAGGAGGGCTCGGCGCCCAAGCGGGCCTTGGACTGCAAGAAGGCGAGGATGCGCGCGTACTTGGTGTCCTTGGTCTCCATCCGCTCCACCGTGGTGAGGTAGTGCACCAGGTTCTTCATGCACTCGTGGTAACCGTAGTGGAAGTAGTTGGCAAACTCCGCTAGCAGTTCTGGTGGAGGGACAAGAAAAATCATGGAAAGTAAGAAAAACTGTGAGCGGCTCCTTCCCTACCGGGAGCCCAAAGTGAGTGTCAGGTACCTCCCATCACACTTTCTGGCCCAAGTTCCCATTTGAGGTCcgccttcccctctccccagtccGGAGCCGGGAAAAGCGCAAGCGAGCGATCTCCATTTCCTTAAGAGTCTGACCCTGCTCCTCCCCACCTGAGAGGAGGTTACCGAACCAGTTCCCCAGAAACCTGTTCTCCAGCCCCGCTTAGCTTTCTCAGGACTCCGGCAGCATCCAGAGAGGAGGCCTCTCCCGCGCGCCCCTTCACAACTACTCCCACACGCAGTCTCCGTGCGGCGCACGCTCCCTGCCCAGGTTTCCCGTCGCCCAGCCCGCGCCCACCTTTTTCCCTTCCCCGGGGAAAATCAGCAGAGTGGAGGGCCCTCAGGTACTGAACGGTCATCTCGAGGATCTCCGCCTTCTCCAGCTTCCCGGAACTCTGCAAAAGGAGGAAGGGCTCCTCGCAGCAGCCCAGCGGGGCGCAGGCCAACCCTCGCAGGCTGGGTGCACAGTTTTATCTGGAGAGGACCAGCGAGCAGGGTGCTGCAGTGGATCTGCGCGAGGGCCGCCTGGCGCTCACTCAGCGCTCAAGCCCCGGGGGAAGGACAGCCACGTGTACATCCCTCTCCGTCCCCAGACTCCTGGCTTCCAGGCTGAGAGTGGAGCAGAGAAtccccagcgcctggcacactATTCTCTGGAGCCAACGTTACCTGCTTCGCCAGGGCCATGGGCACCGTCTTGCCCAGCTCGTTTAAACAGCGGTTAATCCGGTCCCTCCTCCGCTTTTCTATCACTTTGTGGGAAACCGGGGTTCTCTGCGAAAAGAAGTGCCTTCAGTATGCCTTTGCCCAGGGAGTCGACAAAGGCACAGCGGTAGCTGCGTGCCAACCGTCTTCCCAGCCACCAGTGCTGCCGGGGGGACTTGCCCCCAAGGAGTCCCTGTCCCTTCATACTTGGAGCTCTGACCTCTCATGCCCACACTGGTGCTCGGCTTGCAGCCTCACTACCCGCTGGGCCACACAACCAAGCTGAGCGCCAGGGCCATGGGGAGGTGGCCACCAGGCGTAGGATCCTGCCCAGCTGAGGCGTCTCCTCACTATTCTCATTCCCTTCCCAAACTGCTTAGGATCCGCTACAGGAGAAGTCTCGAGTTACCACGTCCCTGCCATCCGCCCAGCCAGTTGGCCGCCAAGGGGAGTCAGACGCCCCCGCCTTCAGGAGGCAAGCGCTGTCTGGGCTCAGCCGACTCACTTTGCGTTCCTTGAGCTTATCTGACATCCTGGTCAGAACGCGCCCTCGGGAGAGGCGGTGGCGCGAGTCACCCGTCCACACTCCACCTCGTGTGCCTCCTCGAGTATCCCAGGTAGACTGCCGCCTCACCGCTCTGAGGGGCTGCCTTATAAAGCGGTCATCTAGAGCTCCAAGTGCATTCACGAGTTGAATTATTCCATAGGATTAAGGGAGCTGCGTTTGGGGGATGTATGCATTCAAGATCAGATttaaagaagttaagaaaaaaaatttagcagCCGAGGGGGGCGAGCTGGGGGTAGATCAGCTTTGTTAATCCACGTGGCCCTGCAAAGGACACGTGATCGGCGGGGAATAGCATTTGCATGGCAACAGCCGAGGCAGGAAAAGGGGCTGTGAACTGACTGGGGCCAGCGGGCAAGTGAGCGCTGGTCGCAGCCGCCAGCGCGAAGCGCAGAGGCGCAGCGGCCGCGGGCACCGGGGGGCGAGGACCCTCACAAAACAGTGTCGCCTCCTTTAGTCCCACCGCTGAGTCTCACACGATTCTCTGTTTACAAATCCCAGCAAGCTCGCAGTCCCAGCGCCGAGTGCGTTTTAAAGCCTGTCCAGAGTCATTAAAGTAATTAAGTAAGCCTTTAATAGGCTGTTCCGCCGGGTTCAAGGGAGAGCTCTTGGAGACGGAGGCGCCCCGTTTGTTCCCAGGCTTTTCTCACACGACTTGGTGACACGTCCATCTCCCCCCTTTTTGTTTACACCGCTTTATTTGTCCGGACATCCCGGCAGGTGTGGGGCTGCGGCTGGCACACGAGGCTCCCGCCTGCCTGGCCCCTCCCGCCGGTCTTTGGCACGCGACGCTCCCCCATACTCCCTGACCAAGTCCTTTGCTTGCTTTTCTCCCCCCTCGAGCTCTCTCTTCGAGGGGGGAAGAGGCTCAATTTGTAGCCTATTATCCTATACGAAAATGtccattgaaaaatataaatagtttCATTGGGCTAAATTTTAATAAtgccagagggtgggggaggagaggcaaGCAggagtgtttgtgtgtgagtgagGGGGGTGGTGGGAGGATTGGGGGGCAACACAGAGAAGAGTGGGCCGAGAAGAAAAGGGGGAATGCAGCTGGCCTAGGCGAGCATTATGCAACGTCACCTGCGAGAGGGGGCGCCTACAGACCCCTATTCATTTGCCTAATTTTGGTCAATTTAACAAACTTCAGGAGAAATTATTGTGGCTTTGTCAGGGAGGGTGAAGCCTTCTGATCGAATTAACAGCATGTTTTGATCCGGTAAATG is from Rhinolophus sinicus isolate RSC01 linkage group LG04, ASM3656204v1, whole genome shotgun sequence and encodes:
- the HELT gene encoding hairy and enhancer of split-related protein HELT, whose protein sequence is MTCTSEKTCYTDPCPAPAGGKKPAYAGRQGIQRTPVSHKVIEKRRRDRINRCLNELGKTVPMALAKQSSGKLEKAEILEMTVQYLRALHSADFPRGREKELLAEFANYFHYGYHECMKNLVHYLTTVERMETKDTKYARILAFLQSKARLGAEPSFQSLGSLSEPDFSYQLHPAGPEFTGHSPSEASVFPQSAAPGPFPWPPGTARSPALPYVPSAPVPLSSPAQQHSPFLTPVQGLDRHYLNLMGHAHPNALNLHTPQHPTVL